The Episyrphus balteatus chromosome 3, idEpiBalt1.1, whole genome shotgun sequence genome segment aataaaggttctgttttatttaaaatttgattttcttaaatttttactgATTCTCCGATTTTTGATGTGGTAAACtcccgatttaaaaaaatattttatgggaACACTGGTTTTCTTTGGAATTCATGCCCGGAGAACTACCAGACCGATCTAATACTTAAATGTTTGTATCGAGGAATAatgtgacattcttaactttatggaaAGATCACTATCTTccataaatataaatatgtaccTATAGTACATTCAGTacagttttttcttctttaaaagaCCAGTCGAGCAGAGCTATTCACAGTACGTAAATCCAGGAATCAAAACTCATCTCATTATTATGGAATATTCTGCTATCTCAGAAGGGTTCCTTTTATACTGTGGGAAACACCATAACGCAGGGCCAAcacaaaaagaaacttgcgaagGTTCGGAATAGGCTCGACGTTCGAAGCTACTATATTTATGCAAGAGATCTTGCCATACATAAAGTTAGTAACGTCACGTTAtatttcgatacaaaaatttaagtaattcTGGTAATTCTCCGGGCATTTATTCCAAAGAAAACGTCTATTGGAGCTTAACTCCTTTTttacgttattttttatcaaaatatattaatttttgtttacttttttaagtTAATCCGTATCTTATCATGTAAGTATAAgtaatgatacaaaaaaaaatgtaagatacttcaacaaaaactttgaaaactgaGCATGTATTTTTTCGGCTTGAGGCTAATACATATAGCGATGTACTGAATCAAACAAAATGAGCTCCAGGTGCATTCAAATAAACTTAACTGTATCATTCCCAGACAAATTGTATTGGGAAAATTCtcttgtattttgttttcgGTCGTTATATCCGAACTTCAATTTAATGCGTAACCAAACCTTAGCTTGAAATTTTGTCGTTATAAACGAAGTATatgaaaatttaactttatatgagaaaagtgggcgtggcagtgggtacttttttttggtggcgactatagaaaaaaaagttattattaaataatgaaaaagacATACGAAACCTCTAGAGGTTGTATCTAAATATTATTGAGAGAATAacttaatttacatttttttttgtacgaaaattAGGGTTTatttaatggcgttttcgattggcagtccggaagcgtccggaatcattctgaaagcgttttattcgtacaaaactgacagttttgtgtgaataaaattttttcagaatgattccggaggcttccggactgccaatcgaaaacgccataataaaatctgtacttttttttattaaaagttccgtcacaaaaaaaaaacgactcatTTTCTTAGGTACCAAGACAATTTCGGATAACCTGTTTTGAAGTGAAGCGTATTCTAGTGAATGCGTTTCGTATCGTAACGGGGCAAGGTCTGTGCTAAAAGGCGGGTGAGCTAAAACTTAGTACTTAGGAAACGATGACTTTCGGCAGcagttttctttaaattgaaGTAGGATTACTCGGACATTTTCGACTTTTAGTGTTGTTTTCAATTTGACCAAATGAAACATACTAATTCTTATAGCCCTTTGACATTGACAttaaaacgaaaattaaaaaaaatctaggatcctaactggtagaccagaatgtgtgtctgtggcttgtgtcttgtgtcgctgtcaaagttaaaaagtatgaaattagtatattggtgccagaatacgtagctgtggctgtggcaaggaaattcgctgtggtacaagtcgagtcgacttttacttcaagctacaagcggaatgacttttgacgtttctaatgtggttactcagttaaaattatttttttttcaaggcaattgacatttttgtacgccacataattctgttcatcttttctacattttgagcgaatttatttgacatcaTGTACCACGACGTTTTTCTTTGCTACAAGCGAATTTTCATTCTGTTCAACCAGTTACTTTCTTAAAATACTATATTGTGTCTTTTGTGATATCAGTACTTGAAACAGTTGTGTAGTAGGCATACTCTGTTCACAAAAACAATTTAGAGAGCATCTAAATTAGGTTTACGCGTTTTTGTCACAATTTTATCCCATAATCTCAAGGTATAGACTTCTCCCTTATGCGAATAGACTAAAGTTAATCAATCTTCCGTTATTATCGGGCCATAGGCACTATTTACAgttatcttttattttaaaattatcaaatagATCAATAACATTTCCATCAGCTCTGTGTCGTCCAGATTTCGGATACTTTCAAGCTAATATGCGTAGACAACtgtctattttttaattttatgcccAATATtaaccaaaacaaataaaaccaattgATTTCTGTCTTCAACTTCTTTTATAATTTCTGTCTTTTATAATTTCCTCatttaatgatattttttaatataaattgatttcaCAGGCAGAATCACTGCGCGTATGAAAAAACCATACATAAATCTCTTTTACTGGCTGAATACAATaatgtagctgtggctgtagcttgcagtactgtcaaaattttactgtgggaaacaacaacaaaagttggtGGCTgctgagcaaaaagttgagaattcttcaacttgcgctacaagctacagccacagctacaccattgtattcagggggttattgttacggtgaccatatttctgaaagccaaacccgggacgttttgaaaatattgatttttcaaaaaaaaattaaaatattttcaaatgagttttcatagtttttcctttttttgatattaagatttcctaaacgattttatgggagcgtttttgttgaaatcatttaagtcgtttacgaaatcagaaatcaagaaaatggttttttaataatgtttgttaataaaaaatatttttttaatcaaaatcgggagagctgttttttaacatttttaacatgtccttaaaagttttgaaacttatatggattctttactcttccattatgtcgttctttattcgaaaacatttttcctggtgtaccaacctgacaaacagaagctggaactaaataattgacgaacatttaaaaaaaactaaagcctagtctagaggcaaaacaaaaattttgcacagtacgcagcttaggcaacgaaattcttaccacctgtgctagaatatatggagagtttttaggcccatttgctgaaacgagtcttaaatatttatgtgaaacataaacccttaagttaTACATagcggtttgcacgaacttcaaattgtgtcataaattcctctaagtttaacataacttaggggcaagaaatagtagaacttaaggaTTTTATGATCAACTTAAAGTATTTAATTGACCAAAAAAGAAAGAACGCGGCTTAAAAAATTGATGTATGTgggaaaaaaggaaaaaaattatcaatttaatataaattcacTCACATTTATTAGCATTAACCATCTTCAAACGGTAAAATTTAcgacacacatttttgaaacactgttcactttttgtttttatatatctcatattattttttgacaaacaaaaatatttccaaaacaaattctgtcaaatgaataattttttttattaaattaaacacatttttattgCCACTTTCActatttaacacttttttctgcaatcaaaattgccaaaataataaatttgttgaattattcccggttaatttctcaaaaacaattcaaatacaCTGACGTTTGAGtcgtttgacattttaatttgaagctctcagcgatttctcgcatgaaagtgaATCGTTGCTAGgtttaacataaatattttttagaaacttagaataaactaagtaaaacattagagctatgttcgacctatctaagattagaatttatgactagtatgagcaaatgggccttaatcgtttttctttttactttggagacttagaaaatttttcgttttgcttcagcagcgtactagaaaaattttaatttccactgttttcttgttttccgtacaaagtttttaaaatattgaatacaaaaatcagagaatgtgcaaatacgggacaatcacgggacaaattataaaatacgggacacttatacgtcccgggtttcttaaataaaaacccgggacaagctgtagaaatacgggacagtcccgggtaaaccgggacggatggtcaccgtagttaTTGTATTTAATGTTTGTTAGTATGTAAATTTAATGTTAATATCTAACGTGAGTATTTAAcgaattaataaacaaaatgaataaaTGCCATTATTTTTGCACCTTATAAAGTAAACTTAACCATTCACAAAGTCTCAATTctttttccatatattttatccaaatattcaattattttcaGGATCTTCCCAGCAGTGAGTTCATCCGAGTTGTTCGAATTTTAGTTAAACAAATGCATACTTTTTGCAATTGTGCATACCTTGACACCACCCCAATGGCTTCGCTTCGCAAAATGTCACAGCCAATGATGAAAGCAAGAATTTTTCCATTTCTAAAAAGCATAATCGCTCGTTGGCCCTTGGATAGTTCTCTATCGGTTGTCTTGGAACTCTGGCTTAGTTATATTCAACCTTGGAGGTACACCTTTGAGTGGCAGCATaataagtaaaattgaaaaagtaatattttagttaaaaacaaattcaattcaattttaaacttttccGTTACAGTCAGGGAAATATAGAAGTACCAATAAGCAGTCGGTTTGATAGTTTCATTCAAGATAATCTTGCAATTTACACGCAAATCTTCATCCATATTCTGCCCCGTTTCGAACGTTTGGACTTTACAACATTTAGAAATGTAATTATGTTGCATCGTTTGGTCAAGGTATTCAGCCAGACTTCATTGCCACAGAAATTATACAATTATGAGCAGTCATTTTGTGGAAATAACACATTCGGTATTAATCATTTAGATTCCCCGCAGATGAGTCGTAATTATCGGTAAAAATTTATCAATACAAATTGAATCTTCTTTTttaatgtatatatatttttcttacagCACTCGTCACGACAGTTCTGGTGGTGGTGGTGAATGGGATAGTATATTTAATGAAGATAGCTACACTCCAATGTTTGGAGCAGCCATTCAATGTGAAATTGAACATTTCATTAAATCAATCAATATTGCAAAGATGTATGTTCAACAAGAAATTCAAATGATACGAAcagaaaatttggaaaaacagAATAATATTGGTTTCTTCGCAAGAACCATGAGAAGTCTTTTTGAAGATATCACACCAACTGAGTTAAAATtacaagaaataattaaaatacctGATATATTGGATTTGGCAATGCAATCTTTGGGAATAATGTTTGATGTAAGTAATTGTTAGACGGCTTGTTCTTTcctcttatttaaaaaatgttaagatACCGTAAAATGTTGTTACTTTGCTCCTGCAGGGGTAACACCTTTCGTTATTTACATTATGTATATGCCGAAGTTTTTCGTGCGGAGCAAATTAACCCATTTGGACAgctttgctccactttttaacTCAAGAAAAAAgcaacataaataaataataaaaacataaagCAGCATGAAATAAATatcatttacattttttgtttgtatttttattcttttatataaactcctgctcaaaattaacgcacacattTTTCGGCTGAAGTTTtacccctgcatcttattttaaaaggctttaaaattctttggtgcatttttttgtgttttgttattgtttagcaagttgaaaaaatgctaaactgcaacagtattatcaaccaaaaaaaagataaaccaagtttaacaattcaaggtctgaaaactgattataaaataatttttatttttaagaagaaaaattttaaaaaaatggaagcgggtgacggttctttcccataattgtatgcaatacttggtatagtctcctctagcgcatatgacaacCAGGAGTCGTTTGTCCATTGcactaattaacttttgaaggttttgttttaacacttctttcactgaagttttcagttgatcaagactgcttggaggtggatttcggtcgcgaatgcatcttttcaatatttcctacacatgttctattgaattcaaatccagatttctgtgtggttaatccgaagctggaatattaaaatcttgaagatattctcaaactactctagcatgcattatcgtgcatcagactaaactgtggaccaaatctaggggtgattggaaccagatgctgttcgagggcatcagtcaagtatttttgggtacttaacttaggtctagaaaggctcgctaactccgtaggtgttgtaaagcagatttaACTCCATGAAATTTTATGACTCTTCTTTAGAAGGCTCGCGGGTTAACagacagacttcagcaaatctctcccAAAATCTTCCCTACAAACatattattccatacctttaatttaagatcactattgtctcatttgagaaaataaccatgatgctgtggcataaagtaatagcaggactttactttaaaataaataggatgtgcgttaaatttgagcaggagtgtattatTTATTAACGGGATATCAATGTGAAGGTACATtggtacatatataaaaaattaacatctttttaaagagttttttttctgaaaaatctcCGAAAAGTTAGGCAAAGTAACCCCAGTTGTCggtatttcatttatttacctTTCCGTGTAAACAAGCAAACTgcgaattgaaataaaaatcttaaaaatatttatttaaaaaaaatatcttttctaTATTAAATAATTAACATAATTTTAGGTAAGCATTCCGGAAATGTCAATAGAGCAACTTGTGCCGAGAGATCAAAGCTATTCACATGTCAACTTTTCGTTGTACGACAATAGCGAATATTTGGATATTTCAAAAGTATCGCCAATGcaggtgagattttttttaattttttcagtaaTTTTCAAACGTTATAAAATGAACatcaaaagtttaatttatgATTTCAAACAAGTAGAATTGACACTCAATTTgctattattcttaaaaattttctatatttcttacaaatcattctttttttcacCCTTATAACCTAACGGTTCAGAACAGAATTAATATTGATTGATACATATGTAACAATCTAAGCTCATGAAATACGCAACTTCCATAAGTGTATCGAAACATTAATCAAGCCAAAAAAGCCAGAAATGTCCATATTCGACgaaccaatttttttcatgaCCAAAGATTACggcaaaaaatactacaataTTCCACAAGTTGTAAAAATGTTAGGTCATTTGTGGACAATATTCCTTACTCTACTACATCTTCGGTTCCGACGTATGACACTCCTTTCGTTAGTTCTAACCTTATTGCTAGGCAGTTTGGTATCAATTCTACTTTATCACaaatacacaaatccgctggcacGGAGAGTTTTCCTCCCATCGTTCTGAAATGGTGTTATGCACGCTCGAAAAATCACTGCGTATACTCGTTCACCTTTTCTACTCTACTGGTCTCTTTCTGAGTGGATAGAAAACAGCATTTGTCAGGTCTGTCCCTAAAAAAGACGAATATTTCTAGCTAAAGAAATATCTTGATGAatggaagcttcttaatgatcGGCAGTACGGCTTTGTAATCTGGTGGTATACCTCACCGAACAGTAtaacaaatctttacatcgttaTGGAAAAAGTAATATTATTGTTGGATTGGACAGATTCTTATCGCGAATGCGACAATGCAATAAGAAACCCTTTGTCATTATCCAAGAGTGGTACTTAAATCGAGGAAACAGAACAGCTTTCGATTCATGGTATATCAATTATTACAAACTACCTTCTTTGCAATGAGCACATATTCGATGTCGCCAAAAACTTTGCGAAACTCTTAGGCTAGCTCCGAAGATGTGCGACATTTTTCACCGATTCTTATTAATTTGTCATctaatttgttaataaaatgTAACGCGTTCTTGTGCACaaacatttcattttttaaatttaatgcatttttataaccataaaattacaaaaaaaaaaaaataatttgtgtcATATCCTTAGATGAGAAATAATGTTGCCAACATTAAACCAACAATTGATCCGGCCTTATTGCCAATTCAAAGTAAAGAATGTACTATTCTTGTGCGTTTTCTACATCAGGTTTCCTGTAAACTCAATGAAATGGTAACGTAGTATAATACAGTTAAATTGAATGCCTATTATATTAATGCAATATTAATATAGTTTTCCgaagaaatgcaaaaaatttggAATCGATCAGATATTTGGGGTAAAATATCTCGACAAATCTTAAGTCCCCCTATGACAGCACAATGGTTTGACAAACAAagaggtatatatatttttttaattcaataatttaatataaatcacaatttatattttttttttaaaaaaaggtgttAGTCAACTATGTGAAGACCAACTACCACCAAGAATATGCCTACGCCCTTTGGCATCGTATaagactttaatttttataggtGCATCGCTTATTGTTGGACAAATCTTATGGGGTGCTCCAAGTTATGGACTTTTATCTTTATTGCTTTTAATAACAACATATTTATTTATACTAGCGTTAATTTGATGTGTAatgaaaaaagtcttttttttgttttatttgtaagtaaatttttttgaatattaaaaaaattacgtgTAAACATATTTAATGGTAATAATTAGTTTACTTAAGTTTCTAAAAGTTTTACTCCTAATTGTAAAGTTTCATTTGGTACTGCGACTAATCGAAGGATCACGTCAATTGGTTTCGTGTTGAAGCATTTGATGTTAAAGTTCCGAGTGACCTGatttaaattaacttttatatCACTGAATAATCAACGAAAGTAAACATTTACCTCTGAAACTAGAGAATGCATTTGATGCAGTGCCAACTTTTTCCCTATACAAGAGCGACTACCAACTCCGAAAGGAATAGTTCCATGTGCTTGCAAGACATTTCTCAACTCTCCAGTATCAGAATTTCGAAACCATCTCTCCGGTTGAACATCAAGAGGATTTGGAAAATGTTCTGGGTCTCGTCCAGACGTATAAAGGGAAAGAATAACCATGCTCTAATAATAtttagtaaacaaaaacaatatatcTAATATTTACTCACATTTTTCTTAACTTCATAATCTCCGATTACAGCATCTGTATTTAAAAATCTTCCTATAAAAGGAGCAACAGGATATAATCTTAATGTTTCTCTTATGAAACCACGCAAAACTGAGATTTCACTGCTGGTAGTAAATTCTTCACAATGAATTTTGTCCTGAATATCGCTGTTTTGTGAGAGTAAATAAAGCGCCCATTGACTGGAAAAAGCAGTCTGTAATAGTAATCATATTGTGCTATCAAAGAAAATGAATTGAGATGAGGCGCTTACCGTATCTCCGGCTGCTATAATCAAATCAACAAATATACGTTTGATATCTTCCATTGGCATGCCAGCCAATCGCATTTTTACAAACAATCCATCCTCGCATGCTGCTCCATCGCATTCCTGATTTATTTGCATATCAATGATTTCGTATcccatttttaaaacttctgtGACGTCATTTTCAAATTGAGTCCAAATTTTCATTCTTAATGTTCTAGCTAATTTTGGTGGGAAATTCATCAGATTAGCactatttatgaaaattttgtgaACGTTTTTGGAGAATGCATCTATTGCCGTGGTTAATTTACTATCAGAAATATTATCTGCTTTGTACCCAAACATAACGGAgcaaacaactaaaaaaaaaaaataaaaatgatataagATTAATGAAAGTCTATAAGGAGATATAAGAGGTTTAGGTTTAAGGCTTACTACAGATTTTGAAAATCTATCTacaaattgttttgaaattataaatgcaaAATCAGTTCTTATACGTCGAGACCTGtgcccctgttctgtaacttttatcactggcgataaaatttttgaacgcctctaaaatccattttataacatcaaaattaaagaaatttcgtTCAATATCATATTTTCTTTCTtcataattttggaatttgaaaaaagttttgctttatttataGAAGAAAGTGGATTTTTTAGACATTCAAAAgcgtttatcgccagtgataaagttacagaaca includes the following:
- the LOC129914206 gene encoding sphingomyelin phosphodiesterase 4, with the protein product MSYYSENLGNRILELLSQPTVERCPELGLLFDRCSIREMQELFPIIVNSIFDLTTGGIGWGLRATTKENSPHAFDILHDFFIPHGPMFRLCYRLLNDAIKFEFSIDLLPHKLGEMLQTGQYSMFYSDLLSVDPFRRCVTALSLNAFDYFILNFAIHGTFALHKRYAAALQVHNERMKTVYFFLSAQYLCTFLPESPDQVVMPTNICATVKAPQPMPVQPLQPTRSPKYLKIPNVSPYSAANNQATRTAESPRTYAWRTESVLHLFIDSWLRYDVEEARDLPSSEFIRVVRILVKQMHTFCNCAYLDTTPMASLRKMSQPMMKARIFPFLKSIIARWPLDSSLSVVLELWLSYIQPWRYTFEWQHNNQGNIEVPISSRFDSFIQDNLAIYTQIFIHILPRFERLDFTTFRNVIMLHRLVKVFSQTSLPQKLYNYEQSFCGNNTFGINHLDSPQMSRNYRTRHDSSGGGGEWDSIFNEDSYTPMFGAAIQCEIEHFIKSINIAKMYVQQEIQMIRTENLEKQNNIGFFARTMRSLFEDITPTELKLQEIIKIPDILDLAMQSLGIMFDVSIPEMSIEQLVPRDQSYSHVNFSLYDNSEYLDISKVSPMQMRNNVANIKPTIDPALLPIQSKECTILVRFLHQVSCKLNEMFSEEMQKIWNRSDIWGKISRQILSPPMTAQWFDKQRGVSQLCEDQLPPRICLRPLASYKTLIFIGASLIVGQILWGAPSYGLLSLLLLITTYLFILALI
- the LOC129914207 gene encoding cytochrome P450 315a1, mitochondrial isoform X2; this translates as MSGTAAIMEKSLHKYIDKRHQQFGHIFREKLGTQEAVFVSSANLMRSVFLYEGQYPTHPLPDSWVLYNKLHNCKRGLFFMDGSEWHTNRKILNRLLLNGNLNWLNLHIEYCTRKLIDEWRNAAKNIKGYFMIDDLEGQLYRWAIDVVCSVMFGYKADNISDSKLTTAIDAFSKNVHKIFINSANLMNFPPKLARTLRMKIWTQFENDVTEVLKMGYEIIDMQINQECDGAACEDGLFVKMRLAGMPMEDIKRIFVDLIIAAGDTTAFSSQWALYLLSQNSDIQDKIHCEEFTTSSEISVLRGFIRETLRLYPVAPFIGRFLNTDAVIGDYEVKKNSMVILSLYTSGRDPEHFPNPLDVQPERWFRNSDTGELRNVLQAHGTIPFGVGSRSCIGKKLALHQMHSLVSEVTRNFNIKCFNTKPIDVILRLVAVPNETLQLGVKLLET
- the LOC129914207 gene encoding cytochrome P450 315a1, mitochondrial isoform X1, producing MSGSCKFILTYLRAILSLACGWLQNIWSSVSSTKRLTRKLRKDSYQSQCALISEWNTPANGKSILKSKTSNISTKRSAKQYEEIPMAKGWPLIGTTLELIAAGSAPNLHKYIDKRHQQFGHIFREKLGTQEAVFVSSANLMRSVFLYEGQYPTHPLPDSWVLYNKLHNCKRGLFFMDGSEWHTNRKILNRLLLNGNLNWLNLHIEYCTRKLIDEWRNAAKNIKGYFMIDDLEGQLYRWAIDVVCSVMFGYKADNISDSKLTTAIDAFSKNVHKIFINSANLMNFPPKLARTLRMKIWTQFENDVTEVLKMGYEIIDMQINQECDGAACEDGLFVKMRLAGMPMEDIKRIFVDLIIAAGDTTAFSSQWALYLLSQNSDIQDKIHCEEFTTSSEISVLRGFIRETLRLYPVAPFIGRFLNTDAVIGDYEVKKNSMVILSLYTSGRDPEHFPNPLDVQPERWFRNSDTGELRNVLQAHGTIPFGVGSRSCIGKKLALHQMHSLVSEVTRNFNIKCFNTKPIDVILRLVAVPNETLQLGVKLLET
- the LOC129914207 gene encoding cytochrome P450 315a1, mitochondrial isoform X3, whose protein sequence is MRSVFLYEGQYPTHPLPDSWVLYNKLHNCKRGLFFMDGSEWHTNRKILNRLLLNGNLNWLNLHIEYCTRKLIDEWRNAAKNIKGYFMIDDLEGQLYRWAIDVVCSVMFGYKADNISDSKLTTAIDAFSKNVHKIFINSANLMNFPPKLARTLRMKIWTQFENDVTEVLKMGYEIIDMQINQECDGAACEDGLFVKMRLAGMPMEDIKRIFVDLIIAAGDTTAFSSQWALYLLSQNSDIQDKIHCEEFTTSSEISVLRGFIRETLRLYPVAPFIGRFLNTDAVIGDYEVKKNSMVILSLYTSGRDPEHFPNPLDVQPERWFRNSDTGELRNVLQAHGTIPFGVGSRSCIGKKLALHQMHSLVSEVTRNFNIKCFNTKPIDVILRLVAVPNETLQLGVKLLET